Within Lentimicrobiaceae bacterium, the genomic segment AAGTTGATTATAAGGAAGATTTTCCTTTTTAAACAGAAAATAACCGGACTTACAATCCTGCAAATCCGGTTATTTTTGGAATTAGTTTGTCATCAATGGTTTTCATTGCATTTTTGTAGGCTTCGGCTGAAGCATCCTCCCAGTTGAGTTTTACTCCTTTTATGTTTGACAAGGATTCCGAGAATACCACATTACGGCTAAACCTGTCGGCGATTGTAAGTGTGATGTCGCAATAGGCTATGCACATGTTATCAAAACTTCCTCCCTGACGGGTATTTGCCGAAACTGAAATAATCCATTGAGCATCTTTTTCCTGTGCAACGCATGTGAACCTTCCGTTGCAAAGCCTGTTTTTTAATGCTGGAAGTAGTACGGTTGACTTGTTAGTTCCAAATGTTTTCTCATCTGTCGTAAGTATGATTTTGAAAGGCTCAAATCTGACCGAAACCTGACTTTTCACCGGCAGAGAAAAATAACCAGACTGATTTTTTACAAAAGGAATGAAAGAAAAGGCAAACCTGGTTTTAGAGATATTGGAAGGAGTAATGGTATAATGAATTGTGCCATCTTCGCCCGAAAAAAGCAGGGAATCATGCAATGTACAGTCGGCAGAGTGTATCCGGAAGGAAACTCCCTTAACCGGTTGGGCATTCGACGGGCTGATGCGATAAACTGCTTTTGCTTTTAGTGAATAATTTCCTCCATTGAAATTGGAATAACCTGCAACTGAATCTAAAACCATGATTACAATTTTTTCGGAAAAAGAGTTGCAGAAAGTAAAAAACTGCTTTTTCAATGAGGAATAACTGGCATTGGTTTGAAGCATAAAATTGTATTTTTCGGCATCATGGAGGGCAATTTCAGCCATCTGAAGATTTACAATAACATCGGCAAAGTTTGCGGCTTTAAGGCTTGCATCTGCACCTGAAAGGAAAGATGTGGCATTGTTTAGTTTTGCCGCTATTTTTTCTTCAGTCCTTTTTTGAAAGACAGCCTTGTTCAAGCGGATGAATACCCAGTATTCTGTTGCATCCTGATAAGTATCCACTATTTCGTAGCCTTCAATTTCGGCGGCAGTACTGGTTTTTATCCGGCTTTCATATTCCTGGCTGAACGAATTATTGCTTTCGTTGCTGTACAACGATTGTTCGCCGCTTAGATTAACAAAAATAGTGGAGGCAATGTCTTCGAGCGCCCTTTGTTTTGCGATATTTATAAAATCCTTTTCAGATTTTCTGGCATAATTGATTCCTATGTAACTATCGTTTTCAGAAGGACGCTGGTTTATCCATTCGGGGGTGTCCTGTGAACAGGCAACCATGCAATAAAAAATTGCCAGCAGTCCTGAAAGTAAAATTTTCTTCATCCGGATTTACTTAGTATTTTTTTTAGGAAGATACCCTTGTTTTCCGCCGAGAAGTTTTATCAGAAACCATTCACTCTGCTTTTCTAAAACTGTAAATTCAGTGTTTCCGGGAATGCGGGCAACTACAGGCGATTTTGCATCAGGTGATTCATATACTTCAATCCTGTCGTCCTTACTTCCTGAAGTTTTGATTTTGTCGCTGGAAGCCGTGGCATCTGTAACAAAATTGTGCGGGGTAATTTCAATGTTCAGCTTTTT encodes:
- a CDS encoding LPP20 family lipoprotein; translation: MKKILLSGLLAIFYCMVACSQDTPEWINQRPSENDSYIGINYARKSEKDFINIAKQRALEDIASTIFVNLSGEQSLYSNESNNSFSQEYESRIKTSTAAEIEGYEIVDTYQDATEYWVFIRLNKAVFQKRTEEKIAAKLNNATSFLSGADASLKAANFADVIVNLQMAEIALHDAEKYNFMLQTNASYSSLKKQFFTFCNSFSEKIVIMVLDSVAGYSNFNGGNYSLKAKAVYRISPSNAQPVKGVSFRIHSADCTLHDSLLFSGEDGTIHYTITPSNISKTRFAFSFIPFVKNQSGYFSLPVKSQVSVRFEPFKIILTTDEKTFGTNKSTVLLPALKNRLCNGRFTCVAQEKDAQWIISVSANTRQGGSFDNMCIAYCDITLTIADRFSRNVVFSESLSNIKGVKLNWEDASAEAYKNAMKTIDDKLIPKITGFAGL